The segment CCAGTCCAGTGTGGTCATCGGAATGCGCTACCTCGCCCAGACGTCCAGGCTCAGGACCATTATGGATACACAGGCGAGTGGCGAGACACAGTGTCTTGCTAAAGCTGTTCATGACGCAGATTGTCTTCCTGTTCACATTGTTCATACTGCTCACACCGCTCACACCAATCACAAAGTTCACACTGCTCACACAGCTCACACCATTCACACTGTTCACACCGCCCACACCGCCCACACTGCCCACACCATTCATACCATTCACACTGCTCACACCGTTCACACCATTCACACTGCTCACACCGTTCACACTGTTCACACTGCTCACACCGTTCACACCATTCACACTGCTCACACTGCCCACACCAATCATTCACACTGCTCACACTGCTCACACTGCCCACACCGCCCACACAGCTCACACTGCCCACACTGCTGACACTGCCCACACCATTCACACCATTCATACTGCTCACACTGCTCACACCATTCACACCATTCACACTGCCCACACTGCCCACACCATTCATACCATTCACACTGCTCACACTGCCCACACTACCCACACTGCCCACACTGTCCACACTACCCACACTGCTCACACCATTCACACTGTTCACACTGCTTACACTGCCCACACTGCTCACACGGCCCACACTACCCACACTGCCCACACTGCTCACGCTCCCCACACTACCCACACTGCCCACACTGCCCGCACTGCTCACACCATTCACACTGTTCACACTGTTCACACTGCTCACACTGCCCACACTACTCACACTGCTCACACTGCCCACACTACTCACACTGTTCACACTGCCCACACTGCTCACACTGCCCACACCATTCACACCGTTCACACTGCTCACACTGCTCACACTGCTCACACTGCTCACACTGCCCACACCATTCACACCGTTCACACTGCTCACACTGCTCACACTGCCCACACTGCTCACACTGCCTGCACTGCTCACTGAACCCAGCAAAGGCAAGGCTCGAGCAAAGAGGCTAGAAGAAGACTCGAGGAGTGGCAGGAACCCCAGACACGTTTATTTTTTCCTGACTGGCATGGCTGCCGTAACAAAGCCTCTTTCTTGGCTGATGGGCAGCCATAACATAACCATAATGTAGCTATAAGATAACCTCACACAAATGCAATCATGATGCCACAACAGTGTAACCCCAGTACAGCGGCAAAGCCTTCCCCAATGCTACACATACAGGCACACTGCACAAAGTAGCCTGTGACCAGGTGAGTACTGTGTAGCGTGCATGCACAGTTCTTTAAGTGATTTAGCTGCTACATAAACTTGCAAAGCCATTGTTTACAGAACATGGGGTGAGAGGGCATGAAAGAATGGGGTGAGAGGGCATGAGAGTATAGGGTGAGAGAGCCTGACTGGCGCCATCTTACCAATTTCCCCCCACATGGGGACCAGACGTCAGGGGATTTGGGTGTTGAAGGCCAGCTATCAGCACATATTTACCTTCTTATGTTGCTACAATGTCAGTTGAAGCTTCCCGACTCCCCGCCTCTGAGCCGTATCCTGTCTGAAAGGTCAGGATGAAGAAGGCGAGGCCACAGGGCCGATCTGTCTCTAGCTGAGCATCTGGGCTGTGTAGGAGGGCGGGAAGGACAAAGCCGTGGTCCTGACTGCATGTGTGTGCTGGAGCGTCTTCATGCCCTGGTGCTGTCCCTGGACCCCAGCAGCCCCGATACAAAGCCGTCTGGCACAGCTTGGCACAGCAGAAATGCTCTTCTCCCTGCAAAGATCCTGGGCCCTCCTGAGGCGTGGCACTCAGCTCCAGGGAGATGGTGGGCCTGGCAGACCCCAGTGGTGGAGGGTCTGGAGGCCTGCTCCCTGTTCCTCGGGAGGGAGTGCTGCCCACTCTTCCGCCCCCATGGTGCCCACCCTCCTGCCCCACACTGGCTGGAGTGCCCCTCCACCCCCTGTCTCGCTCCTCCCtgtgaccacacacacaccccatgcaCACAGTCTGACGTGGCCTCCTCCCCCACTTCCTTGCAGTTTCCAGATTAGCACTTTCATGCTTTCCCTCCTCCCTGAAAGAACCGAGCTGCTGTCTTTGTTCTTTAACCCTCAGCCCCTCACGCCAGCTGGGCACCTGGGAGCTGCGTGACCTCTGCTGCTATCTGACAGAGGAAACAAGAGGCTGCAGAGACGAGCTGCAGGGAGACGGGATCTCCCCGGGGCACAGGTACAGGAGCAGTGGGTGTTCTGGaggcccctcctccctgcctctccccacacCCCTCTAGCTAGGACTCCCCTCACTTCCCACCTGGTAAACCCAGTGGCCATTTGGACCCATTTCTGTTCTCTCTAAGTCTGCAGGGGAAATTAATCATAACTCATTATCTAAAGATGTACGTTTCATGAACCATCACATTGACTTGATCACATCTGCTTGGACACTGTCAGCTTGTATAACCCTCGGGGATCACAGCTATATAGTTAAATAGCTAATTGTGAGACTCATTTAGTGTCTCTCTACTTCTGACGGCAGCCACCCTGTCTGTTTCCTGCTTCATCTCCCCTGTGTGATCCTCTGCCCAGCACACTTACACTCAGTGAGCAAGTGCTTGGTGAATGAATGTGTTGCGCAAAGCCTTCTCTCAGCAGAAACAACACTAAAAATTAACACAGCTTCCAGCCAAGATAAACTGACAGAAACCAAACTATTCCCCCTCTTgaaagagcaacaacaaaaaacccaaactgaaaacaaaaacaaaaacactgggCAAAATAGATCCAACGATAGTTCCAAAGGTTTTGGACATCAGACAAGACAACACGAAAGAGTGTACCCTGAAAGGTGTGACACAAAGGAGTGAGGCCTGtgactgctcctgctgctgcccaCGGAGAATGTCCAGGATGTAGGCAAGAAGGGAACTCGGGAGAGGCCAAGGTCACTCTCAGTGGAGGAGCTGGAGCTCAAGGTTCAGGGAGGCCAGGGCAGCTGGAGTCTTCAGGGGACAGAGCTGCAGAGAACTTAGCCATCAGCAGGGGGACCCACGAGTTTTCAGCAAATCAGCGCAAGTAAGTGAGGAAAATACCTGAGGCTGAAGGGGGAAGCACTCAAGAGGATTGCGGGGAACAGCCTGGGAACTCATGTAGGACTAGGAAGAAGTCTGTTTTCACAACCAGAGTGTAAGACATCGTAAGTTACAGGGCAAGTGGCATACTCAAAAGAGTATTGACAAAAAGTAGCACTCGACTAAATGTTGCTCCTCCGATATGGACACctgatttggccacctgatatgaagaactgccTCATAAGAAAaggccctggtgctgggaaagattgaaggcaggaggaga is part of the Bos indicus isolate NIAB-ARS_2022 breed Sahiwal x Tharparkar chromosome 11, NIAB-ARS_B.indTharparkar_mat_pri_1.0, whole genome shotgun sequence genome and harbors:
- the LOC139185965 gene encoding homeobox-like protein HDP1 produces the protein MGAEEPTISLELSATPQEGPGSLQGEEHFCCAKLCQTAFLFARALPLLGSVSSAGSVSSVGSVSSVSSVNGVNGVGSVSSVSSVSSVSSVNGVNGVGSVSSVGSVNSVSSVGSVSSVSSVGSVSSVNSVNSVNGVSSAGSVGSVGSVGSVSSVGSVGSVGRVSSVGSVSSVNSVNGVSSVGSVDSVGSVGSVGSVSSVNGMNGVGSVGSVNGVNGVSSVSSMNGVNGVGSVSSVGSVSCVGGVGSVSSVSSVNDCVNGVNGVSSVNGMNGVGSVGGVGGVNSVNGVSCVSSVNFVIGVSGVSSMNNVNRKTICVMNSFSKTLCLATRLCIHNGPEPGRLGEVAHSDDHTGLGSRGWTHELFPS